A region of Sandaracinaceae bacterium DNA encodes the following proteins:
- a CDS encoding cation diffusion facilitator family transporter has translation MSHGSKKVILLALGANFGIAVAKFVAFLMTRSSSMLAEAIHSVADTGNQLLLLLGMNKASRAPDEAHPFGYKMESYFWSFIVALMLFSLGGLFAIYEATHKLAEVRAALAAGETPVMEHPSIAIGVLLVSISLEGYSWTAATREVNRLRGELSMWQFIERSKSTEIIVIWMEDTGALIGLLFALTGVGLTLATGNPYWDVYATFAIGGLLVLIAFFVSRETKSLLIGESADKEALAVIAGLVNETPGVVSLMNMRSMQLGDDEFLVTLKIQWEGDLRIDEVSKRTNELEDRIRATSPWARYVVVEPDIYDPVKAATHRV, from the coding sequence ATGTCTCACGGCTCCAAGAAGGTCATCCTCCTCGCGCTCGGCGCCAACTTCGGCATCGCGGTCGCCAAGTTCGTGGCGTTCCTGATGACGCGCTCGTCGTCCATGCTGGCCGAGGCCATCCACTCCGTGGCCGACACGGGCAACCAGCTGCTCCTGCTGCTCGGCATGAACAAGGCCTCGCGTGCGCCCGACGAGGCGCACCCCTTCGGCTACAAGATGGAGAGCTACTTCTGGAGCTTCATCGTCGCGCTGATGCTCTTCAGCCTGGGCGGCCTCTTCGCCATCTACGAGGCGACTCACAAGCTGGCCGAGGTGCGCGCCGCCCTGGCGGCAGGCGAGACGCCCGTCATGGAGCACCCCAGCATCGCCATCGGCGTGCTGCTGGTGAGCATCTCGCTCGAGGGCTACTCGTGGACGGCCGCCACACGGGAGGTCAACCGCCTGCGCGGCGAGCTCAGCATGTGGCAGTTCATCGAGCGCTCGAAGTCCACCGAGATCATCGTCATCTGGATGGAGGACACCGGGGCCCTGATCGGCCTGCTCTTCGCGCTCACCGGCGTGGGCCTCACGCTCGCCACGGGCAACCCGTACTGGGACGTGTACGCCACCTTCGCCATCGGCGGCCTGCTGGTGCTGATCGCCTTCTTCGTCAGCCGCGAGACCAAGTCGCTCCTGATCGGGGAGTCGGCCGACAAAGAGGCGCTCGCGGTCATCGCGGGGCTGGTCAACGAGACACCGGGCGTGGTCAGCCTGATGAACATGCGCTCCATGCAGCTGGGAGACGACGAGTTCCTGGTCACGCTCAAGATCCAGTGGGAGGGCGACCTGCGCATCGACGAGGTGTCGAAGCGCACCAACGAGCTGGAGGACCGCATCCGCGCGACCAGCCCGTGGGCACGCTACGTCGTGGTGGAGCCCGACATCTACGACCCGGTCAAGGCCGCCACGCACCGCGTCTGA
- a CDS encoding class II glutamine amidotransferase: MGRLVAYTANRRDGLAAALRFERHALRPPPAQGEAAWGIAFYQGDEVLHKKRPLPAGSAPAWSELGEGVTTDCALMHLREPTVGDFRTENTHPFRYRRWTFAHQGTLAGFAALREQLLGDLPDFLRRNVQGETDSEVFFHHVLGELHRRGALEAQAPSPDVLISALAQSKSTLATLARAQSDVPSGLTCVLTDGRLTLGLCHGAPLYYVERRGPLPADEPAPRPSSPQHAAVLRYVMITTAEAPPMNYQGVPQGQILVVDRDLRVHVSPTDA; encoded by the coding sequence ATGGGACGGCTAGTAGCTTACACCGCCAACCGGCGCGACGGCCTCGCCGCTGCGCTGCGCTTCGAGCGCCACGCGCTCCGTCCGCCCCCTGCGCAGGGCGAGGCCGCGTGGGGTATCGCCTTCTACCAGGGCGACGAGGTGCTCCACAAGAAGCGTCCGCTGCCGGCCGGGAGCGCGCCGGCGTGGTCGGAGCTCGGTGAGGGGGTCACCACGGACTGCGCCCTCATGCACCTGCGTGAACCAACCGTGGGCGACTTCCGCACAGAGAACACGCACCCTTTCCGCTATCGCCGCTGGACCTTCGCCCATCAGGGCACGCTCGCCGGCTTCGCGGCCCTGCGCGAGCAGCTGCTGGGAGATCTGCCGGACTTCCTGCGCCGGAACGTCCAGGGCGAGACCGACAGCGAGGTGTTCTTCCATCACGTCCTCGGGGAGCTACACCGTCGCGGCGCGCTCGAGGCGCAGGCGCCCAGCCCGGACGTGCTGATCAGCGCGCTCGCTCAGTCGAAGTCCACACTGGCCACTCTCGCGCGGGCACAGTCGGACGTCCCCAGCGGCCTCACGTGCGTGCTGACCGACGGCCGTCTCACGCTCGGCCTCTGCCACGGGGCCCCGCTGTACTACGTGGAGCGGCGCGGTCCCCTGCCCGCTGACGAGCCCGCCCCGCGTCCGAGCTCGCCCCAGCATGCAGCCGTGCTGCGCTACGTGATGATCACCACGGCCGAGGCGCCCCCCATGAACTACCAGGGCGTGCCCCAAGGACAGATCCTGGTCGTGGACCGCGACCTGCGCGTCCACGTGAGCCCCACCGATGCGTGA
- a CDS encoding divalent-cation tolerance protein CutA, producing the protein MTRVPEPAAPTATEDHVVVVLCTAPSREVAAALAEGAVRARLAACVNLVEGVRSFYMWDGALCDELEVQLVLKTTRAHAPALSAHLAHAHPYDVPEVLVLDTDPVSSSAAYQRFVRDGVG; encoded by the coding sequence ATGACGCGTGTGCCCGAGCCCGCAGCGCCGACCGCGACCGAAGACCACGTGGTGGTCGTCTTGTGTACGGCGCCGTCGCGGGAGGTGGCCGCTGCGCTGGCAGAAGGCGCGGTGCGGGCCCGCCTGGCCGCGTGCGTCAACCTCGTCGAAGGGGTTCGCTCGTTCTACATGTGGGACGGCGCCCTCTGTGACGAGCTGGAGGTCCAGCTCGTGCTCAAGACCACACGCGCCCACGCGCCAGCGCTGTCGGCACACCTCGCGCACGCCCATCCATACGACGTGCCCGAGGTGCTCGTGCTGGACACGGACCCCGTCTCGAGCAGCGCCGCCTACCAGCGCTTCGTGCGTGACGGCGTGGGCTGA